From one Thalassospira lucentensis genomic stretch:
- the rpmG gene encoding 50S ribosomal protein L33 → MAKPASILVKLVSTADTGYFYVVKKNPRNTTEKFSFRKYDPVVRKHVEFKEAKMK, encoded by the coding sequence ATGGCGAAGCCCGCTTCGATCCTCGTAAAGTTGGTAAGCACCGCTGATACCGGTTACTTCTATGTCGTTAAGAAGAACCCGCGGAATACCACCGAGAAATTCTCGTTTCGCAAGTACGACCCGGTCGTGCGCAAGCACGTCGAGTTCAAAGAAGCGAAAATGAAGTAA
- a CDS encoding DUF423 domain-containing protein — translation MRLSVVMAGLNGAIAVGLGAFASHGMAGEEMNRGRELVETGAHYQLVHAVGLAAIAALAHQVPDERLLRWAAYAMLAGILFFCGALYVIAFAGISTFGMIAPIGGLSFITGWLMLAGAGWKRFSA, via the coding sequence ATGCGGTTATCTGTTGTTATGGCGGGGTTGAACGGGGCAATCGCGGTTGGGCTGGGGGCATTTGCATCCCATGGCATGGCGGGCGAGGAAATGAACCGTGGGCGCGAGCTTGTGGAAACCGGTGCGCATTATCAACTGGTGCATGCCGTGGGGCTGGCTGCCATCGCGGCTCTTGCCCATCAGGTGCCCGATGAACGGCTTCTGCGCTGGGCGGCTTATGCAATGCTGGCGGGCATTCTGTTCTTTTGCGGGGCGCTTTACGTCATCGCCTTTGCCGGGATCAGCACCTTTGGCATGATCGCCCCGATTGGCGGGCTGTCATTCATAACCGGTTGGCTGATGCTGGCCGGGGCAGGGTGGAAACGGTTTTCCGCCTGA
- a CDS encoding S41 family peptidase produces the protein MASATRDIGPVLSRPASRPIMRVAGMVGICLLLAGCAAQRGDAIISNDDQQTRDVMSQAIELVATRYIDPVGREQIVVNALDGLSAIDPNIRIGMTPDEIILGYNGKTVRNLALPDADSEEQDTLLWTELTLKGVGIYRVYSPDLRHADALSVQSALVSGSIKNLDRYSRYEGPNQAETARTRRDGYIGVGVRLIGGDGYPVIKKVHEDSPAAKAGLDIGDQLISVNGVNLYNRTTAYASDLLHGEEGTRVTIEINGADSQVITPIEIMRERVISRTVFTEIRDNVLIARIASFNSATAQSLGDEILKADLFPGGLRGVILDLRGNRGGLLQQGVEVADLFIAGGPIANTRSRVMAARHIFKANPEDLTRGAPLVVLIDGRTASSAELVAAALQDRNRAVLIGSTSFGKGSVQAINDLSNKGTLTFTWSQMTAPSGYTFDRIGLFPAICTTTSGIAPNDQIRSALAHRDDMVAIMTKWRKLDYQNEKARQDLRNVCPARQGIDENDIDIALELIKNLPGYKDLAQLPINEIADTFASQ, from the coding sequence TTGGCATCAGCCACACGAGATATCGGTCCTGTTCTCTCCCGCCCGGCGTCGCGCCCGATCATGCGCGTTGCGGGAATGGTTGGTATTTGCCTTTTGCTGGCGGGCTGTGCCGCCCAGCGTGGTGACGCGATCATTTCAAATGATGATCAGCAAACCCGCGATGTGATGTCGCAGGCGATCGAACTGGTGGCGACACGCTATATTGATCCTGTGGGACGCGAACAGATTGTTGTCAATGCGCTGGACGGACTTTCGGCAATTGATCCGAATATCCGTATCGGCATGACGCCGGACGAGATTATCCTTGGCTATAATGGCAAAACTGTTCGCAACCTTGCCCTGCCCGACGCCGACAGCGAAGAACAGGACACGCTTTTATGGACCGAACTGACCCTTAAGGGTGTTGGTATTTACCGGGTTTATTCGCCCGATTTGCGGCATGCGGATGCGCTTTCGGTACAATCGGCACTGGTCAGCGGATCGATCAAGAACCTTGACCGTTACAGCCGTTATGAGGGGCCCAATCAGGCCGAAACGGCACGGACACGGCGCGATGGCTATATCGGGGTTGGTGTGCGGCTGATTGGCGGCGATGGCTATCCAGTGATCAAGAAGGTGCACGAAGACAGCCCGGCGGCCAAGGCAGGACTGGATATTGGTGACCAGCTGATTTCTGTGAACGGGGTCAACCTTTATAACCGCACGACGGCCTATGCCAGCGACCTTCTGCATGGCGAGGAAGGCACGCGCGTTACAATCGAAATCAATGGTGCCGATAGCCAAGTTATCACCCCCATCGAAATCATGCGCGAACGGGTGATCAGCCGGACCGTATTTACCGAAATTCGCGATAATGTCCTGATTGCCCGGATTGCCAGCTTTAACAGCGCGACCGCACAGTCCCTTGGCGATGAAATCCTCAAGGCTGACCTTTTCCCCGGTGGCTTGCGCGGCGTAATCCTTGACCTTCGCGGTAATCGCGGCGGGCTTTTACAGCAGGGGGTCGAGGTTGCCGATCTGTTTATCGCAGGCGGCCCGATCGCCAATACGCGGTCACGCGTGATGGCTGCACGGCATATCTTCAAGGCAAATCCCGAAGACCTGACCCGCGGGGCGCCGCTGGTTGTGCTGATTGATGGCAGGACGGCGTCCTCGGCCGAACTGGTGGCGGCGGCCCTTCAGGATCGCAACAGGGCGGTCCTGATCGGTTCGACAAGCTTTGGCAAGGGATCGGTTCAGGCGATCAATGATCTGTCGAATAAAGGCACGCTGACCTTTACCTGGTCGCAGATGACAGCTCCGTCGGGTTATACGTTTGATCGCATTGGACTTTTCCCGGCGATCTGCACGACAACCAGCGGAATTGCCCCGAATGACCAGATCAGATCCGCCCTTGCCCATCGCGATGATATGGTTGCCATCATGACCAAATGGCGCAAGCTTGATTATCAGAATGAAAAAGCGCGACAGGACCTTCGAAATGTGTGTCCGGCCCGTCAGGGCATTGATGAAAACGACATTGATATCGCTCTTGAATTGATCAAAAACCTTCCGGGTTACAAGGATCTGGCTCAATTACCGATCAATGAAATTGCCGATACCTTTGCCTCGCAATAA
- a CDS encoding DUF983 domain-containing protein, which produces MPLFSGLIKGLDQETGTNATMQPEYSEQSSGSRLLTGLSRGFRRKCPNCGHGFAFGGYLKLRDECDCCAHPIGEYRCDDAPPYFTIFIVGHIVVGGALSMEQSMQPSIALQLSVWLPTTVLLCLAFLPFIKGAVLGTQWAMKIKG; this is translated from the coding sequence ATGCCCCTTTTTTCCGGCCTGATCAAGGGGCTGGATCAAGAAACAGGAACGAATGCCACCATGCAGCCAGAATATAGCGAACAAAGCAGCGGATCGCGCCTGCTGACCGGTCTTAGCCGCGGATTTCGGCGCAAATGCCCCAATTGCGGGCATGGCTTTGCCTTTGGCGGGTACCTAAAACTGCGCGATGAATGTGATTGCTGCGCGCATCCGATCGGCGAATATCGCTGTGATGACGCCCCGCCCTATTTCACGATTTTCATTGTCGGTCATATCGTTGTTGGTGGTGCGCTTTCGATGGAGCAATCCATGCAGCCATCAATCGCACTGCAACTATCTGTCTGGCTTCCAACAACCGTCTTGCTCTGCCTTGCCTTCTTGCCCTTCATCAAGGGGGCGGTGCTTGGCACCCAATGGGCGATGAAGATCAAGGGATAG